A window from Vigna angularis cultivar LongXiaoDou No.4 chromosome 7, ASM1680809v1, whole genome shotgun sequence encodes these proteins:
- the LOC128197910 gene encoding uncharacterized protein LOC128197910, translating into MEMIDWVGGQVDDESDVATQVEEVEVVGDGQLGTEMVEGEGDAHEGEGDGEVHTEVRTEMVEGEGDAHEGEGDGYEGDGEDHTTVGTKMVEGEGDAHEGEGDGYEGDGEDHTTVGTKMVEGQGDAHEGEGDGYEGDGEDHSDVGTKMVEGEGDAHEGDGQDVDVHEVEDGEVHHVEEAEVHDVDDFELEDLGEDDDVEDSEGDDVHEAETEDEDVDVSEGSLIDVSVHCDIGTSKGNVGEQASSALLESERSTNNEFIHDVCGLSDNEWLSEELISGSDSEDNDGSTKIRFPTFIMPKTLVGYKWEVGTYFAEKNEFTDAIRTYALSNGRSLKFIKNDKKRISVKCLGGRGNCKWYAYCSFKTDVNAWQLRKVFDVHNCSRDFNVKLMTSKWLSERMEKTVRENPTMKVMDIRDKVTRKWNVGISRNMAFRARAMAKDKVEGSFKDQYRRLHDYGHELLKTNPGTTVQINVDNSNGEVIFQRFYACLKACKDSFICCRPIIGLDGCFLKSKYGGELLTVVGRDGNDQMLPIAYAIVEVENKDSWTWFLEHLIEDLGGAAVCAGCTFISDQQKKKFPGKNLKRLMWRAATATHPQQWEAEMRNIKDINLDAFKYLLAIPPRYVLRLPVH; encoded by the exons ATGGAAATGATTGATTGGGTTGGTGGTCAAGTTGATGATGAAAGTGATGTTGCAACACAAGTGGAGGAGGTTGAGGTTGTTGGTGATGGTCAACTTGGAACAGAAATGGTGGAGGGTGAGGGGGATGCCCATGAGGgtgagggtgatggtgaggtCCATACTGAAGTTCGAACAGAAATGGTGGAGGGTGAGGGTGATGCCCATGAGGGTGAAGGTGATGGGtatgagggtgatggtgaggatCATACTACAGTAGGAACAAAAATGGTGGAGGGTGAGGGTGATGCCCATGAGGGTGAAGGTGATGGGtatgagggtgatggtgaggatCATACTACAGTAGGAACAAAAATGGTTGAGGGTCAGGGTGATGCCCATGAGGGTGAAGGTGATGGGtatgagggtgatggtgaggatCATAGTGATGTTGGTACAAAAATGGTTGAGGGTGAGGGTGATGCCCATGAGGGTGATGGTCAGGATGTTGATGTCCATGAGGTTGAGGATGGTGAGGTCCATCATGTAGAGGAAGCTGAGGTACATGATGTAGATGACTTTGAGCTAGAGGATTTAGGAGAGGATGATGATGTAGAGGACAGTGAGGGTGATGATGTACATGAGGCAGAGACTGAGGACGAAGATGTAGATGTGAGTGAAGGAAGTCTAATTGATGTCAGCGTGCATTGTGACATTGGGACTTCTAAAGGAAATGTGGGAGAACAAGCTTCCAGTGCATTACTTGAGTCTGAACGATCaacaaataatgaatttattcatGATGTCTGTGGGTTGTCTGACAATGAGTGGCTATCAGAGGAGTTGATTAGTGGATCAGATAGTGAGGACAATGATGGGTCCACTAAGATAAGGTTTCCCACTTTTATTATGCCTAAAACATTGGTGGGTTATAAATGGGAAGTAGGAACCTATTTTGctgagaaaaatgaattcacaGATGCCATAAGGACTTATGCACTAAGTAATGGgagaagtttaaaatttattaagaatgacAAGAAAAGGATTTCTGTGAAGTGCTTGGGTGGAAGAGGAAATTGTAAATGGTATGCGTATTGTTCCTTTAAGACTGATGTCAATGCATGGCAACTGAGAAAAGTGTTTGATGTTCACAACTGTAGTAGAGATTTCAATGTAAAGTTGATGACTTCAAAGTGGTTGAGTGAAAGGATGGAGAAAACTGTGAGAGAAAATCCTACAATGAAGGTCATGGACATTAGGGACAAAGTTACTAGGAAATGGAATGTAGGAATTTCAAGAAATATGGCTTTTAGGGCAAGAGCAATGGCAAAAGATAAGGTTGAAGGATCATTCAAAGATCAATATAGAAGACTTCACGATTATGGTCATGAGCTGCTGAAAACAAATCCAGGTACAACAGTACAAATTAATGTTGATAACAGTAATGGTGAGGTCATATTCCAAAGATTTTATGCATGCTTGAAGGCATGCAAGGATAGCTTCATTTGTTGTAGACCTATTATTGGCTTGGATGGATGCTTTCTCAAAAGCAAGTATGGAGGGGAGTTACTAACAGTAGTGGGAAGAGATGGAAACGACCAAATGTTGCCCATAGCATATGCTATTGTTGAggtagaaaacaaagactccTGGACTTGGTTCTTGGAGCACCTTATTGAGGACCTTGGTGGGGCAGCTGTATGTGCAGGATGCACATTTatttcagaccaacaaaag AAAAAATTTCCTGGAAAAAACCTTAAACGTCTCATGTGGCGGGCAGCAACAGCCACACACCCACAACAATGGGAGGCTGAAATGAGGAATATTAAAGACATCAATTTAGACGCATTTAAATATCTGCTTGCCATCCCACCTAGGTATGTATTACGTCTTCCAGTGCATTAA